In Terriglobales bacterium, one DNA window encodes the following:
- the recG gene encoding ATP-dependent DNA helicase RecG → MPASTAISDLVKLRSTSLHWTPRRRRRVAAGCAERVLSPCMLELATPVQYVKGIGPRIAELLAAKGVATVEDLLYYLPFRYEDRLHPRGIEELRAGETASVIAEVRTSGLFRTRRMPIFQMTAGQGRTTLKCLWFNATYLKDKFQPGQTVALYGKVEEDTRGRGRLQMIQPQFEVLSEIESPEDAAFQSLEVGRIVPIYESAAGGKLTSRWFRRVIHGALENVASDLPDGIPRALRQRLGLAPRRQAFQLAHWPEPGESFDDLQAARTPAHRRLIFEELFFLELGLELKRQKLRAVPGIAFPVTERVREAIKRILPFHPTEAQKKVLREIADDMRRPTPMRRLLQGDVGSGKTIVAFEAAILAIENGHQVALMAPTEILATQHYLSARRILENAGYRIVLLTGSLEPERKREIRRHIAQGNVHLVIGTHALIQERVEFGKLGLVIVDEQHRFGVLQRMRLMKKSAEAAEPDTLVMTATPIPRTLALTLYGDLDVSLLDEMPPGRTPIVTRSISDERADEVWGFVRQQVAAGRQAFVVYPVIEESKEERKQDQPLAGDLFEQPKASSLKAAIQMYEQLRKKVFPDLRVGLLHGRLDPEEKDSTMRRFQRGEVDVLVSTTVIEVGVDVPNASVMVVEHAERFGLAQLHQLRGRIGRGAARSYCVLMTGGKVTPEAEQRLDTMVRTTDGFEIAEKDLELRGPGEFFGTRQAGMPSFRVANLLRDRELLETAKREAAALVRGPSPELPQEEVRTAFQHLKAHWQRRYGLVEVG, encoded by the coding sequence TTGCCCGCCAGCACCGCGATCAGCGACTTGGTGAAGTTGCGCAGCACCTCTCTCCATTGGACACCGCGGCGCAGGCGGAGGGTGGCAGCCGGCTGCGCGGAGCGAGTACTATCGCCCTGCATGCTGGAACTGGCCACGCCGGTGCAGTACGTGAAGGGCATCGGGCCGCGCATCGCCGAGCTGTTGGCGGCCAAGGGCGTGGCCACGGTCGAAGACCTGCTCTACTACCTGCCCTTCCGCTACGAAGACCGGCTGCATCCCCGCGGCATCGAGGAACTGCGTGCAGGCGAGACCGCCAGCGTGATCGCCGAGGTGCGCACCTCAGGGCTGTTCCGCACCCGCCGCATGCCCATCTTCCAGATGACCGCGGGCCAGGGGCGCACCACGCTCAAGTGCCTGTGGTTCAACGCCACCTACCTGAAGGACAAGTTCCAGCCCGGGCAGACGGTGGCGCTCTACGGCAAAGTGGAGGAAGACACGCGCGGGCGCGGGCGGCTGCAGATGATCCAGCCGCAGTTCGAGGTCCTGAGCGAAATAGAAAGCCCGGAGGACGCCGCCTTCCAGTCGCTGGAGGTGGGGCGGATCGTGCCCATCTACGAGTCGGCGGCGGGAGGCAAGCTGACCTCGCGTTGGTTCCGGCGGGTGATCCACGGGGCGCTGGAGAACGTGGCGTCCGACCTGCCCGACGGCATCCCGCGCGCCCTGCGCCAGCGCCTGGGGCTGGCGCCGCGGCGCCAGGCCTTCCAGCTAGCGCACTGGCCCGAGCCGGGCGAGTCCTTCGACGACCTACAGGCCGCGCGCACCCCCGCCCATCGCCGGCTGATCTTCGAGGAACTCTTCTTCCTCGAGCTGGGTCTGGAGCTGAAGCGGCAGAAGCTGCGCGCGGTGCCCGGCATCGCCTTCCCGGTGACGGAGCGGGTGCGCGAGGCCATCAAGCGCATCCTGCCCTTCCATCCCACCGAGGCACAGAAAAAGGTGCTGCGCGAGATCGCCGACGACATGCGGCGCCCCACACCCATGCGGCGGCTGCTGCAGGGCGACGTGGGCTCGGGCAAGACCATCGTGGCCTTCGAGGCCGCCATCCTGGCCATCGAGAACGGCCACCAGGTGGCGCTCATGGCGCCCACCGAGATCCTGGCCACCCAGCACTATCTCTCGGCGCGGCGCATCCTGGAGAACGCCGGCTACCGCATCGTGCTGCTGACCGGATCGCTGGAGCCGGAGCGCAAGCGCGAGATCCGCCGCCACATCGCGCAGGGCAATGTGCACCTGGTCATCGGGACGCACGCCCTCATCCAGGAGCGGGTGGAGTTCGGCAAGCTGGGCCTGGTGATCGTGGACGAGCAGCACCGCTTCGGCGTCCTGCAGCGCATGCGGCTGATGAAGAAGAGCGCCGAGGCGGCCGAGCCCGACACCCTGGTGATGACCGCCACCCCCATCCCCCGCACCCTGGCGCTCACCCTCTACGGCGACCTGGACGTCAGCCTGCTCGACGAGATGCCGCCGGGACGCACGCCCATCGTCACGCGGAGCATCTCCGACGAGCGCGCCGACGAGGTGTGGGGCTTCGTGCGCCAGCAGGTGGCGGCCGGGCGCCAGGCCTTCGTCGTCTATCCCGTGATCGAGGAGAGCAAGGAGGAGCGCAAGCAGGACCAGCCGCTGGCCGGCGACCTGTTCGAGCAGCCCAAGGCGTCGTCGCTCAAGGCCGCCATCCAGATGTACGAGCAGTTGCGCAAGAAGGTCTTCCCCGACCTGCGCGTCGGGCTGCTGCACGGGCGCCTGGATCCCGAAGAGAAGGACTCGACCATGCGCCGCTTTCAGCGCGGCGAGGTGGACGTGCTGGTTTCGACCACGGTGATCGAGGTGGGGGTGGACGTCCCTAACGCCAGCGTGATGGTGGTGGAGCACGCCGAGCGCTTCGGGCTGGCGCAACTGCACCAGTTGCGCGGGCGCATCGGGCGAGGCGCGGCCAGGAGTTACTGCGTGCTCATGACCGGCGGCAAGGTCACGCCCGAGGCCGAGCAGCGGCTCGACACCATGGTGCGCACCACCGACGGCTTCGAGATCGCGGAGAAGGACCTCGAATTGCGCGGCCCGGGAGAATTCTTCGGCACGCGCCAGGCGGGCATGCCCAGCTTCCGCGTGGCCAACCTGCTGCGCGACCGCGAATTGCTGGAGACCGCCAAGCGCGAAGCCGCGGCGCTGGTGCGCGGGCCCAGCCCGGAGCTCCCGCAGGAGGAGGTCCGCACCGCTTTCCAGCACTTGAAGGCACACTGGCAGCGAAGGTACGGGCTGGTGGAGGTGGGGTGA